One Nicotiana sylvestris chromosome 12, ASM39365v2, whole genome shotgun sequence genomic window carries:
- the LOC104221473 gene encoding cuscuta receptor 1-like: MSSLRKLELGGSNSNSTNILQSLKSFSSLESLAYIHSNLTAPVITYALTNLSSLEYLHLEGSALNDNFLSSIGQMTSLKVLSLAFGGNYGTLPNQGWCELKIFKSWHSLTTILRKHFLHVLET; the protein is encoded by the exons ATGAGTTCTCTGCGAAAATTAGAACTTGGAGGTTCTAATTCCAACTCGACCAACATCTTACAATCCCTAAAATCATTCTCATCTCTCGAGTCCCTTGCTTATATACATAGTAATCTCACAGCTCCGGTCATCACTTACG CATTAACAAATTTGAGCTCATTGGAGTACCTACACTTGGAGGGATCTGCTTTAAATGACAACTTTCTCTCAAGCATTGGACAAATGACTTCTCTTAAAGTGCTGAGTTTGGCTTTTGGCGGCAATTATGGCACCCTCCCCAATCAAG GTTGGTGTGAACTCAAAATATTCAAGAGCTGGCATTCACTAACAACAATTTTGAGGAAACACTTCCTTCATGTCTTGGAAACTTGA
- the LOC104221472 gene encoding cuscuta receptor 1-like — MSQNLLEGPIPSGISGISLKYIDLSHNFLSGRVPNDLTSFPELFYLPLSNNRLKGQIFSKDFTSGTLSFLYLNGNNFEGPLPSNIFLRAFIVLDASNNNFSGEIPRWIRDNSRLLQLDLSKNHFEGSIPVEICNLKSIVVLAMSENRLSGTIPSCVSSLPLEHIHLHKNQLGGGLEYALSNISSLITLDLGYNSFTGSIPHTIGSHSNLNFLLLNHNQLEGNIPAQICLLNKLSIMDLSFNKIYGSLLPCWVNLIQTKRDGEIRSVYFMRSSKQAWINFLTWKISAMHYHNRYGFVTDFNMMNVETQAQFSTKRNSYTYKGSILKYMLGIDLSSNRLTGEIPIELGNLSKIHALNLSHNHLIGRIPESFSYLHEVESLDLSYNSLNESIPVGLLELHPLAVFSVAFNNECRSTKLSNTSKNGSDESDLDSMESFYVGFGVSYGAILLGLAAALCFNPYWRRAWFRLVEALLMLTSYYFLLDNVVSPLKNWW; from the exons ATGTCTCAAAATTTGTTGGAAGGCCCTATACCTTCTGGGATTAGTGGCATTTCTTTAAAATATATAGACCTATCTCATAATTTCTTGTCTGGGCGAGTTCCTAATGATCTGACTAGTTTTCCAGAATTGTTCTACCTTCCGCTGTCAAACAACAGGTTGAAAGGGCAAATATTTTCGAAGGATTTCACATCAGGTACACTATCTTTTTTGTATTTGAATGGCAATAACTTTGAGGGACCACTACCTAGTAATATTTTTCTTAGAGCCTTTATTGTACTAGATGCTAGCAACAATAATTTCTCTGGAGAGATTCCGAGATGGATTAGAGATAATTCAAGATTATTACAACTTGATCTGTCCAAAAATCATTTCGAAGGCTCGATTCCAGTTGAAATTTGCAATTTGAAGAGCATTGTGGTCTTAGCTATGTCCGAAAATAGACTTTCAGGCACTATTCCTTCTTGTGTGAGTAGTTTGCCCCTTGAACACATCCATCTACACAAAAATCAATTGGGtggtggacttgaatatgcactTTCCAACATCTCTTCTCTGATTACATTGGATCTTGGCTACAATAGTTTTACAGGAAGTATCCCACACACCATAGGCTCACATTCCAATCTGAACTTCCTTCTCCTCAACCATAACCAATTGGAAGGAAATATCCCAGCTCAGATTTGTTTGTTGAACAAGTTGTCCATCATGGATTTATCTTTTAATAAGATTTATGGTTCACTCCTTCCTTGTTGGGTAAACTTAATACAAACCAAAAGAGATGGAGAAATAAGGAGTGTCTATTTTATGAGATCTTCCAAGCAAGCTTGGATAAATTTCTTGACCTGGAAAATTTCAGCAATGCACTACCATAATAGATATGGATTTGTAACTGACTTCAATATGATGAATGTGGAAACTCAGGCCCAGTTTTCAACTAAAAGAAACTCATACACTTATAAGGGAAGCATTCTAAAATACATGTTAGGTATTGATCTATCAAGTAATAGATTAACTGGTGAAATTCCCATTGAGCTGGGGAATTTGAGCAAAATACATGCGCTGAATCTATCACACAACCATCTCATTGGAAGAATTCCAGAAAGTTTCTCATACTTGCATGAAGTCGAGAGTTTAGACCTTTCTTACAACAGCTTGAATGAGAGTATTCCTGTTGGTCTACTTGAGCTACATCCTTTGGCGGTGTTCAGCGTGGCATTCA ACAACGAATGTAGAAGTACTAAATTGTCAAATACCTCCAAGAATGGAAGTGATGAATCTGACTTGGATTCTATGGAAAGTTTCTACGTCGGCTTTGGCGTGTCTTATGGAGCAATCTTGCTGGGATTAGCTGCAGCACTCTGCTTCAATCCTTATTGGAGAAGAGCATGGTTTAGGCTTGTTGAGGCATTATTGATGCTCACTTCTTACTATTTTCTCTTAGACAATGTTGTTAGCCCTCTCAAGAATTGGTGGTGA